A single genomic interval of Corvus cornix cornix isolate S_Up_H32 chromosome 1, ASM73873v5, whole genome shotgun sequence harbors:
- the ICOSLG gene encoding ICOS ligand isoform X1, producing MGLREPGSPIQRHQRGSGKRSVGMGECLSPGTARMGCAGLLFAQRTRRSESGNPRPRRRGREKGTARGGQLVLGTARLSSARLVRHGSGTMKPRGYGFLLLLLHILKAVIALEKKNIISKLGDNATLSCIYNERDLQLKNLRVYWQLADDDQGKCSVVHALISGQDNNSNQCIHFKDRTQLFWDRLENGDFSLLLLNVSQRDEHTYKCVVQEKTEYTQVIHQAEVVLSLAASYSQPILSGPIRNSSSTGEEVTFSCKSGNGYPKPKVYWINKVNNSRLNPSELQITPHSDGTFSVFSTLRVKAASNMQIECSIENEMLQENLSANYTQQKRSNGSGTDSDENLEKKGRGAQAAGIIAIVILIGLLTVLICWLWRRRSSNLVSYTDVQPNEDQGGLS from the exons ATGGGTTTGCGGGAGCCGGGATCCCCCATCCAGCGGCACCAGCGAGGCTCTGGGAAGCGGTCAGTGGGGATGGGCGAGTGCCTGAGCCCCGGCACCGCCAGGATGGGCTGTGCCGGGCTCCTCTTTGCGCAGCGCACCAGGCGTTCGGAAAGCGGAAATCCCCGGCCAAGGAGGCgtgggagggaaaagggaacgGCCCGAGGCGGGCAGCTGGTGCTCGGCACGGCTCGGCTCAGCTCAGCACGGCTGGTTCGGCACGGCTCGGGCACGATGAAGCCGCGAGG GTATGGATTTCTGTTACTGCTCCTTCATATCCTGAAAGCTG TTATTGCACTAGAGAAGAAGAACATCATCAGTAAACTTGGAGACAATGCCACACTAAGTTGCATTTATAACGAAAGAGACTTGCAATTAAAAAATCTACGAGTATATTGGCAGTTAGCTGATGATGATCAAGGAAAGTGTTCAGTTGTACATGCACTGATCTCTGGCCAAGACAATAACAGTAATCAGTGCATTCACTTTAAAGATAGGACTCAATTATTCTGGGATAGGTTGgaaaatggtgatttttctctgctattACTAAATGTCAGCCAGAGAGATGAACATACATACAAATGTGTGGTACAGGAGAAAACTGAATATACCCAAGTGATTCACCAGGCAGAAGTGGTTCTCAGTTTAGCAG CGAGTTACAGCCAACCAATACTCAGTGGACCAATAAGAAACAGTAGCAGCACTGGAGAGGAGGTGACCTTCAGCTGCAAGTCTGGCAACGGATACCCAAAGCCCAAAGTTTACTGGATCAATAAAGTGAACAACAGTCGCCTGAATCCATCAGAACTACAGATCACGCCCCACAGCGATGGCACTTTCAGCGTTTTTAGCACACTGAGGGTGAAAGCCGCTTCCAACATGCAAATAGAGTGCTCCATAGAAAAtgagatgctgcaggaaaatCTATCAGCCAACT ACACGCAGCAGAAGAGAAGCAATGGTTCTGGCACAGACAGTGACGAAAacctagaaaaaaaaggacGAGGTGCTCAAGCAGCTGGCATCATTGCCATTGTCATTCTGATAGGTCTTCTAACTGTTTTAATCTGCTGGCTGTGGAGAAGGAGGTCCTCTAATCTAGTGTCCTACACAG ATGTCCAACCAAATGAAGACCAAGGAGGACTCAGCT ag
- the ICOSLG gene encoding ICOS ligand isoform X2, with protein MGLREPGSPIQRHQRGSGKRSVGMGECLSPGTARMGCAGLLFAQRTRRSESGNPRPRRRGREKGTARGGQLVLGTARLSSARLVRHGSGTMKPRGYGFLLLLLHILKAVIALEKKNIISKLGDNATLSCIYNERDLQLKNLRVYWQLADDDQGKCSVVHALISGQDNNSNQCIHFKDRTQLFWDRLENGDFSLLLLNVSQRDEHTYKCVVQEKTEYTQVIHQAEVVLSLAASYSQPILSGPIRNSSSTGEEVTFSCKSGNGYPKPKVYWINKVNNSRLNPSELQITPHSDGTFSVFSTLRVKAASNMQIECSIENEMLQENLSANYTQQKRSNGSGTDSDENLEKKGRGAQAAGIIAIVILIGLLTVLICWLWRRRSSNLVSYTDVQPNEDQGGLS; from the exons ATGGGTTTGCGGGAGCCGGGATCCCCCATCCAGCGGCACCAGCGAGGCTCTGGGAAGCGGTCAGTGGGGATGGGCGAGTGCCTGAGCCCCGGCACCGCCAGGATGGGCTGTGCCGGGCTCCTCTTTGCGCAGCGCACCAGGCGTTCGGAAAGCGGAAATCCCCGGCCAAGGAGGCgtgggagggaaaagggaacgGCCCGAGGCGGGCAGCTGGTGCTCGGCACGGCTCGGCTCAGCTCAGCACGGCTGGTTCGGCACGGCTCGGGCACGATGAAGCCGCGAGG GTATGGATTTCTGTTACTGCTCCTTCATATCCTGAAAGCTG TTATTGCACTAGAGAAGAAGAACATCATCAGTAAACTTGGAGACAATGCCACACTAAGTTGCATTTATAACGAAAGAGACTTGCAATTAAAAAATCTACGAGTATATTGGCAGTTAGCTGATGATGATCAAGGAAAGTGTTCAGTTGTACATGCACTGATCTCTGGCCAAGACAATAACAGTAATCAGTGCATTCACTTTAAAGATAGGACTCAATTATTCTGGGATAGGTTGgaaaatggtgatttttctctgctattACTAAATGTCAGCCAGAGAGATGAACATACATACAAATGTGTGGTACAGGAGAAAACTGAATATACCCAAGTGATTCACCAGGCAGAAGTGGTTCTCAGTTTAGCAG CGAGTTACAGCCAACCAATACTCAGTGGACCAATAAGAAACAGTAGCAGCACTGGAGAGGAGGTGACCTTCAGCTGCAAGTCTGGCAACGGATACCCAAAGCCCAAAGTTTACTGGATCAATAAAGTGAACAACAGTCGCCTGAATCCATCAGAACTACAGATCACGCCCCACAGCGATGGCACTTTCAGCGTTTTTAGCACACTGAGGGTGAAAGCCGCTTCCAACATGCAAATAGAGTGCTCCATAGAAAAtgagatgctgcaggaaaatCTATCAGCCAACT ACACGCAGCAGAAGAGAAGCAATGGTTCTGGCACAGACAGTGACGAAAacctagaaaaaaaaggacGAGGTGCTCAAGCAGCTGGCATCATTGCCATTGTCATTCTGATAGGTCTTCTAACTGTTTTAATCTGCTGGCTGTGGAGAAGGAGGTCCTCTAATCTAGTGTCCTACACAG ATGTCCAACCAAATGAAGACCAAGGAGGACTCAGCT GA